A region of the Candidatus Micropelagos thuwalensis genome:
TGAAAAGAACTTTTCAATGCTTCTTCACTGATAGATATGCTTCTATCTAGTTTAACAAAATCAAGCGGAAAAAAATCTAGTGCATCAATTTCTATATCTGTTGCACCATAGTCATCTAGACCTATCTGAGCACCAGCATCTTTAAGATTCTCTGCAATAGGTAAAAATTTTATATAATCACTTTGCGTAAATATTTCAGAAATTTCTA
Encoded here:
- a CDS encoding EAL domain-containing protein; this translates as EISEIFTQSDYIKFLPIAENLKDAGAQIGLDDYGATDIEIDALDFFPLDFVKLDRSISISEEALKSSFHRKMISIANKRSLTLIAEGVEDNETINLLKSYGYRLVQGYYFHKPEKFIS